In Flavobacteriaceae bacterium, the following proteins share a genomic window:
- a CDS encoding ABC transporter ATP-binding protein, with protein sequence MIRVQNLSKSFQNIQAVNDISFTIKKGEIFGLLGPNGAGKSTTLNMMSTILKSDTGHIYVDGKNGNDHPKKCKHLIGVVPQEISLYEDLSAYKNLLFWGNLYGIPSHILKDRIHTTLELIGLLDRKKDLIKTYSGGMKRRINIAAALLHHPKVLFMDEPTVGIDPQSRSHIFEVIETLNKQGMTIVYTTHYMEEVERLCDRIAIIDSGKIIAQGTQAQLKELVPTKESIQFEFNFLSESNVNELRERLPYTMTRNKNKLLIESTIKELSKIVIVCNELKLNIKDIQLNKVNLEAIFLSLTGKQLRD encoded by the coding sequence ATGATTCGAGTACAAAACCTTTCTAAATCATTTCAAAATATACAGGCTGTAAATGATATTAGTTTTACCATTAAAAAAGGAGAAATTTTCGGGCTCTTAGGTCCCAATGGTGCTGGAAAGTCTACCACACTCAATATGATGAGTACCATTTTAAAGAGTGATACAGGGCATATTTATGTCGATGGTAAAAATGGAAATGACCATCCAAAAAAATGTAAACACTTGATTGGGGTTGTCCCTCAAGAGATATCCTTATATGAAGATCTTTCTGCTTATAAAAATTTGCTATTCTGGGGAAATTTATATGGGATTCCTTCTCATATATTAAAAGATAGAATTCATACTACGCTAGAGTTGATTGGATTATTAGATCGAAAAAAAGATCTGATCAAAACCTATTCAGGAGGAATGAAACGAAGGATCAATATTGCTGCAGCATTGTTGCATCATCCAAAAGTATTGTTTATGGACGAGCCTACTGTAGGTATTGACCCGCAGAGTAGAAGTCATATTTTTGAAGTTATCGAAACTCTCAATAAACAAGGAATGACGATTGTTTATACTACACATTATATGGAAGAAGTAGAACGCTTGTGTGATCGTATTGCCATTATAGATTCTGGAAAAATCATAGCACAAGGGACACAAGCACAATTAAAAGAATTGGTACCAACGAAAGAAAGTATTCAGTTCGAATTTAATTTTCTTTCAGAAAGTAATGTAAATGAGCTAAGGGAACGTCTTCCTTATACAATGACTCGAAACAAAAACAAGTTGCTAATAGAAAGTACAATAAAAGAACTTTCTAAAATAGTTATAGTTTGTAATGAATTGAAACTAAATATCAAAGACATTCAACTAAACAAAGTGAACTTGGAAGCAATCTTTTTAAGTCTAACTGGAAAACAATTAAGAGATTAA